The Danio rerio strain Tuebingen ecotype United States chromosome 1, GRCz12tu, whole genome shotgun sequence genome includes a region encoding these proteins:
- the p2rx3b gene encoding P2X purinoceptor 3b: MQQCSGKMWTCITDFFTYETTKSVVVKSWTIGIINRVVQLLIITYFIGWVFLYEKAYQVRDTAIESSVMTKVKGFGEYNNRIMDVADYVTPTQGASVFCVITKLITTENQVQGNCPESELKFKCENDIRCKQLMTKPSSNGLLTGRCVHFNTTHKTCEIKGWCPAEIDEVQPNPMMEVENFTIFIKNSIRFPRFNFTKGNFLANINSSYIKGCNFDFERNMYCPIFKVGDVIRFAQQNFTTLATKGGVIGIKIAWVCDLDKADDECKPAYSFTRLDAMSEKTTVSPGYNFRYAKYFKMENGTEYRTLLKAYAIRFDVLVNGDAGKFDMIPTLINMVAAFTSVGVGTVLCDIILLNFLKGADQYKAKKFEEVSDSNIQSSGSLYRTRDHSQQSIKTDEKFSNDSGAFSIERYS; this comes from the exons ATGCAGCAGTGCTCTGGAAAAATGTGGACCTGtataacagatttctttacatatGAGACTACCAAGTCTGTGGTGGTAAAGAGCTGGACCATCGGCATCATCAACCGGGTCGTGCAACTCCTCATCATCACATACTTCATCGG CTGGGTGTTTTTGTATGAGAAAGCATATCAAGTGAGAGACACGGCCATCGAGTCTTCAGTCATGACTAAAGTCAAAGGCTTTGGGGAGTACAACAACCGCATCATGGATGTGGCAGATTATGTCACACCTACTCAA GGGGCGTCGGTGTTCTGCGTCATCACTAAACTCATCACCACAGAAAACCAAGTTCAGGGAAACTGTCCAGAG AGCGAGTTGAAATTCAAATGTGAGAATGACATTAGATGTAAGCAGCTGATGACAAAACCATCTAGTAATG GGTTGCTGACGGGGCGGTGTGTGCACTTTAATACAACTCACAAAACTTGTGAGATCAAAGGATGGTGCCCTGCAGAGATTGACGAAGTCCAGCC AAACCCCATGATGGAGGTGGAGAACTTCACCATATTTATCAAGAACAGCATTCGCTTCCCACGTTTTAACTTCACCAA GGGAAACTTTTTGGCCAACATCAACAGTTCATACATAAAGGGATGTAATTTTGACTTTGAGAGGAACATGTATTGCCCGATATTCAAAGTGGGGGATGTGATCCGATTCGCCCAGCAAAACTTTACCACTCTTGCTACAAAA gGGGGAGTGATAGGAATAAAAATAGCCTGGGTGTGTGATTTAGACAAGGCAGATGATGAGTGTAAGCCTGCCTATTCCTTCACCCGTCTTGACGCCATGTCAGAGAAGACCACCGTTTCTCCAGGATACAACTTCAG GTACGCTAAGTATTTTAAAATGGAGAACGGAACTGAGTATCGCACTCTGCTGAAAGCCTACGCCATCAGATTTGATGTGCTGGTCAATGGAGAT GCAGGAAAATTTGACATGATCCCAACTCTAATCAACATGGTGGCTGCTTTCACCTCTGTTGGTGTG GGTACAGTGCTTTGCGATATCATTTTGCTGAACTTCTTGAAAGGAGCAGACCAATATAAGGCCAAGAAATTTGAAGag GTGTCAGATTCAAATATTCAAAGCTCTGGTTCACTGTACAGGACCAGAGACCACAGCCAGCAGTCCATCAAAACCGACGAGAAGTTCTCCAACGACTCCGGCGCCTTTTCCATCGAACGTTAC